The following nucleotide sequence is from Mesobacillus jeotgali.
AACGAAATGGTGGTCTTCAGGTGCTGGAGATCCTCGCTGCAAGATTGCCATTGTGATGGGTAAAAATGACCCTGATGCCCCGAAGCATGAGCAGCAATCTATGATTCTTGTTCCTCTAGATACACCGGGAGTAACGATTAAGAGAATTTTGCCTGTATTCGGGTACGACCATGCGCCTCATGGGCACGCGGAAATAGAATACAAGAATGTGAGGGTGCCTGCCTCCAATATGCTTTGGGGTGAAGGAAAAGGTTTTGCAATCGCCCAGGGCCGTCTTGGTCCAGGCAGAATCCATCATTGCATGAGAACGATCGGTGCGGCTGAACGTGCACTGGAAGAGATGTCAAAACGGGTTCTTCAAAGAACTGCATTCGGTAAAAAGCTTGCCGACCAGGGCGTCATCCAGGAGTGGATCGCAGAAGCAAGGATTGATATCGAGCAGGCAAGGCTCCTTACTTTAAAGGCAGCCTACATGATGGATACAGTCGGAAACAAAGAAGCCAAGGCTGAAATTGCGATGATCAAAGTGGTTGCGCCAAATATGGCACTCAAAATCATCGACAGGGCGATCCAGGCTTTCGGCGCGGCAGGTGTAAGTGATGACTTCACGCTCGCAGCTGCATGGGCGAATATCAGGACACTAAGATTGGCGGATGGTCCGGATGAAGTACACAAACGAGCGATAGCAAGATACGAACTGAAAAAATACTTGTAAGGAGGATTCACCAATGCATGTATCTGAACTATTTTCACTAAAAGGAAAAGTAGCGATTGTCACAGGCGGGGGCCGGGGCCTTGGAGAACAAATCGCTATTGGATTCGCAGAGGCAGGTGCCAATGTGGTCGTTTGCTCAAGACGTGTCGAAGCATGCGAGGAAGTCAGTGGGAAGCTGAAGGAAATCGGTGTTGACTCGCTTGCTTTGAAATGTGACATCACCAATCCGGAAGATGTGAAAAACGTAGTACAACAGACTGTCGAGAAATTCGGCAGAATCGATATCCTCGTCAATAACAGCGGAGCCTCCTGGGGAGCGCCGGCTGAGGAAATGCCGCTTGAAGCATGGCAAAAGGTCCTGAATGTCAATGTGACAGGAACATTCTTAATGTCACAGGCGGCTGGAAAAGTGATGCTGGAGCAAAGGTCAGGCAAGATCATCAATATTGCTTCGGTTGCAGGGCTGAAAGGGTCCAACCCTAAAGTTATGGATGCGATAGGATATAACGCCAGCAAGGGAGCTGTTATTACTTTCACAAAGGATCTTGCAGCAAAATGGGGGCCGCGCGGTATCTACGTAAATGCTATTGCACCAGGTTTTTTCCCGACAAAGATGTCAAAGGGACTGCTTGAAAAAGGCGGCCAGGCGATTCTTGAAGGAACTCCGCTGCGAAAATTCGGCTCTGACACTGACCTTAAGGGTGTAGCAGTATTCCTGGCAGCATCAGCATCCGATTATATTACCGGTGATGTTGTGATAGTCGATGGCGGAACACATGTACTGTAAAAGGAGGCAGCATCCATGAACAGAGATGCAGTGATTGTATCTGCAGTCAGGACAGCAATCGGCAGGCAGGGTGGAGCTCTTGCTTCGGTACCTGCCCATGTGTTTGGGGCAGAGGTGATCAAAGAGGCAATCAGGAGGGCAAATGTACAGCCTGAAATGATCGAGGATGTCATCATGGGAAATGTCATCAGCGGAGGCGGGAACATTGCCAGACTCACAGCGCTGAAAACGGGACTTTCACTTGAATTGCCCGGCCTGACGATCGACCGCCAGTGCGGATCGGGAATAAATGCGGTTAATCTTGCCGCCCAGGCAATTATGTCGGGAGTAGGCGATGTCTATGTTGCTGGCGGCATTGAAAGCATGAGCAGGGCACCTTATTTAATGGATAAACCAGAAAGACCTTACAGCCCTGAGCCGCCAAGTTTCAGGAAGTCACAGCTGTCACCAAAAGAAATCGGCGATCCGCCAATGGGAATCACAGCCGAAAATCTAGTAACAAAATATTCAATCAGCAGGGAAGAACAGGATCGGTTCGCGCTTGAAAGCCAGCAAAAAATGGCGGCAGCAATGGCTGAAGGCCGGTTTGACGAACAGATTGTCCCAATCACAATAGCTGTCCGAAAAGGTGCACCGGTCATTTTTAACAAGGATGAGCATCCAAGACCGCAAACGAATTTGGAAGCCCTGGCCGAGCTAAAGCCCGCTTTTTTAGCGAATGGGACGGTCACAGCTGGAAGCAGTTCAGGCTTGAATGACGCCGCAGCAGCTCTAATTGTTATGTCAAGGGAAAAAGCACAGGACTTAGGTGTGAAACCAATGGCGGTCGTGAGGGAGCAGGCAGTAGCCGGGGTGGACCCAAATATCATGGGCATTGGCCCGGTACCTGCAGTCAGAAAAGTACTTGAAAAGTCTGGTCTGACTCTTGATGACATGGATATCATCGAAATTAACGAAGCATTTGCTGCTCAGGTTATTGCTTGTGACAGAGAGCTAAACATGGATCATTCAAAAGTCAATGTCAATGGAGGGGCGATTGCCCATGGACACCCATTGGGAGCAACAGGAGCAATCCTGATCACAAAAGCGGTTTATGAGCTTGAGCGAAGAGGCGGACGTTACGCCCTTATCACTGCCTGCATCGGCGGCGGCCAGGGAATTGCCACAATCATAGAGCGCGAATAAATATTTTCAGCTAAAAGGAGGAATGGTGCTAATGGCTTCTGATACGATTCCAATCAGACAAGGGGAAGAACTTGATACCAGCGCGATCGAAAACTACTTAAGGGAGCATTTACACAATCTTCCTGAAGATAACCTGTCGATCCAGCAATTCAGCTTTGGAAAATCCAATCTAACCTATCAGCTGAAAATGGGGGAGTGGGAAGCGGTCCTGCGACGTCCCCCGCTTGGTCCTGTAGCACCAAAAGCGCATGATATGGAAAGGGAATATAAAATCCTGAAAGAGATCAGCCCTCATTTCGCGGCTGCTCCGGAACCTTATCTGTTTGCTGATGAAAGTGTCATTGGCAGTCCATTTTTTGTGATGGAAAGAAAGCGCGGAATTGTCCTTGACACTGATTTTCCTGAAGGCATTACGCCTGTCAGAGAGATATGCAGGTCTTTGTCAGAAACAATGGTCAACCACCTTGTTGAGCTGCACAGCATTGACTATACAAAGACAAGGCTTACGGAAATGACAAAACCCGACGGCTTCATGGAAAGGCAGGTCATAGGGTGGATTCGCCGATATGAGCATGCGGAAACGGATATCGTTCAAGGCGTTGAGCAGTTAAAGCAATGGATGCTGAAGAATGTGTCTGAATCTGAAACGCCGGCAATTATCCATTATGATTACAAATTAAACAATGCCATGTTCAATAAGGAAATGACCGAAATGGTTGGATTATTCGACTGGGAGATGACAACTGTAGGTGATCCGCTAGCTGATTTGGGTGTAGCGATGAGCTATTGGATACAACCCGACGACTCCGATCTATTGAAAAAAGGAATGGGAAAGCCTCCGGTCACGATAACACCCGGGTTTATGACCCGTGACGAATTTATGGAGCATTACGCAAGAAAAAGCGGCAGGGATCTGGCTAACATGAATTTTTATCAAACATTTGCTTATTTCAAGCTTGCAGTCATTTGCCAGCAAATCTATTACAGGTGGAAAAAGGGGCAGACGAAGGATTCCCGGTTTGCCCACCTTGATAAGTTTGTCAGCAGCCTGATCCAATATGCCCTTTGCACTGCAGAAAAAAAATGACAGAAAGGGCTGAAGGATGATGAAGGTTCACCTTTTGCTAAAAAAAGAGGACATCGATAAACAGAAAATGGCTGACAACAAAATCGCTGTTGTTTTCGATGTACTGCTGGCAACATCTACTATTGCGTCAGCACTTCAGTTCGGCGCGAGAGAAGTAATCCCGGTCCTGGATGGAAAGGCTGCTGAACAGGAAGCTGCCGCCAGGGATAAAGACAGTTTCGTTCTCGTTGGTGAATATCAAGGGAAAACGATCGACGGGTTCCTTTCTCCAAATCCTCTGGAATTGAAAGAAAAAATTGAAGGGAAATCTGTCATACTATCTACCACTAATGGCACGGTCGCGCTCAAAAATTCTGCTGATGCAAACGCAGTTTATGCGGCGTCCCTGCTGAACTGCAAGGCAGTTGCCAACCATGTTATAAAAGGATATCAGGGTGAGACGATCGTGGTTGTCTGTTCAGGTTCTTCCAATGAATTTAATGTAGAAGATTTCCAGGGAGCGGGCTGCTTTATTGACGCACTCATCAAGCAATTCGGCGGTGAGGTTTTTCTAACTGATTCAGCCTATGCTGCATACAGTTTCTACCATGGGCACAATCAAAATAGTGAGGATATTTTAAAAGCTTCCCGAGTTGGACGGATGCTAAGCAAACATGGGTTTGAAGAGGAGCTTGAATTCGTTTCGCAGCAGAATATATTTAAAAAGGTTCCTATGCTTATAGATAAAAAGAGAATCATCGCAGTATAAAATGATAGCGTTTACATAAAAAGGAGGAGAGTATATGCAATTAAAACCTGAAGTAAAAGCACTGCTTGAAGCATTCGCCAACAACCCTGTTCCGCCACTCGAACAGCTTCCATTGGAAGAAGCCAGAAAGGGATTTGAACAATCTGCTAAACAAATGAGCAGAGCTGAAAAACTGGCAAAAACAGAAGACCGGAAGATTAATGGATTTAACGGAGAAATAAAGATCAGGATCTACACACCTAAGGAAACTGAAGAGTCAAAGCTGCCAGCCATTGTTTACTACCATGGAGGCGGCTGGGTGATCGGCAACATTGAAACACATGATGCCCTCTGCCACACCTTATCAAATGAAGCTGAATGTATAGTCGTTTCTGTGGATTACAGTCTTGCACCTGAAAGCAAATTCCCGGTACCAGTTGAAGATTCTTATCTAGCTGCTAAATGGGTGTTAGATAACGCTGAAGAGCTGAATATCGATGAAAACTTTATCGCAGTCGCTGGTGATAGTGCAGGAGGAAATCTTGCAGCTGCTGTCAGCTTTCTATCAGTAGAAAGGCAGACACCGTCGATTGCTTACCAAATGCTTTTTTACCCATCTACAGGCTTTGAATATACTCCATCTTATGAAAAATACGGAGAAGGCTACTATTTAACAAAGTCCACAATGAACTGGTTCCGTGAACAATACCTGAACACACCAGCCGATACACAAAACCCTCTTGCCGCACCTTTGCTGATTCCTGATGATATAACCGAAAAACTTCCGCCAGCTTTTATCATGACAGCAGAGCTTGACCCTCTATGCGATGGCGGTGAGCACTTTGCCATGAAACTGAAAAATGCCGGTGTAGAAACAGAATATGTGTGCGTTCCAGGAATGCTGCATGGTTTTCTCGGAATGACTGAATTTCTGCCAGACGGCAAGAAATCTATCAAAGATGCAGCAGAAGCCTTCAAGAACAGAAGTTCACTTAAACCAGTTGAATAAAAAATCAGGAGGAATAAATGATGCCTAATCTTCATTTTGAGCATTGGCCTAAAATCTCTAAATCTCTGAAATTGCCTGAAACATCACTCTATGAAAATTTAAAAGTCAGTGCAGAGAGATATCCTGACCAGAGTGCGATCTACTATTATGGTCATACAATTTCCTACAAGGAGCTTGATGAGGAAGTCAACGCCCTTGCCGGCTTCCTTCAGCATAAGCTGGGTGTTGCAAAAGGGGAAAGAGTCCTGTTATTTATGCAGAACTCCCCGCAATTTGTGATTGGATTCTATGCCATATCAAGAGCAGATGCAGTCGTGGTGCCCATCAATCCCATGCTGACCGCAGAAGAGCTGAGCTTTTATATCAAGGATTGCGGAATTAATTCCGCAATCGTCGGCCAGGAGCTTTATGACAAAGTCGAGCCGCTCGTAGGAACAACTCCGTTAAATAATGTAGTAGTTGCCGCTTATTCGGATTATAAAAGGGATGGTTTTAACGGAACAGTGCCCCCGGAGGCAGAGGCAGCAAGAAAGATTTACGACCAGCCGGGACATTTCCATTGGAGGGAAGCCATCGCTGCACATTATGAACCTGAAAAGCATACGACCGGGGCAGATGACCTTGTTGTGCTGCCTTATACTTCTGGAACAACCGGGCTGCCAAAAGGCTGTATGCATACGAACCGGACTGTACAGGCGAATACAATCGGCGCGTATCACTGGTCTAGTTCTACCACAAGTTCGGTTCATTTAACCACTCTGCCATTGTTCCATGTTACCGGAATGGTACACAGCATGCATATGCCGATCTTTTCAGGAAGTACAATGGTCCTGATGACAAGATGGAACCGGGAGGCAGCCGTTGAGCTTATCCAATCGCAAGGATGCACGCACTGGGTGGCCATTGCCACCATGATTGTCGACTTCCTTGCAAATCCCAAACTGAAACAAGAGGATATCGCAACGTTAACCTCGATATCAGGAGGCGGTGCAGCGCTCCCTGAGGCTGTTGGAGAAAAACTGTACAAACTGACAGGACTGAGGTTTGTGGAAGGCTACGGACTCTCAGAAACAATTGCCCAAACCCATTTCAACCCGCCTGACAGGCCTAAAATGCAATGTCTTGGAATCCCGTCTTTTGATGTTGATGCAAGAGTCATTGAACCGTCAACCGGAAAAGAACTTGGTGCAGGAGAAATTGGTGAAATTATTGTAAATGGCCCGCAGGTAATGGTCGGCTATTACAACAGGGAAGAAGAAAACAGGAATTCATTTATTGACATAGACGGCAAAAAGTTTTTCAGGACAGGGGACATAGGCCGCTTCGATGAAGAAGGATACTACTTCATGGTCGACCGCGTCAAAAGGATGATCAATGCCTCAGGTTATAAGGTATGGCCAACTGAAGTGGAATCGTATCTTTACAAACATCCGGCAATACAGCAAGCGGTGGTGGTTGGTATCCCAGATCCTAGAAGAGGGGAATCGGTGAAGGCCTTCGTGATTCTGAATGAGGGATACGATGGTGAAATAAGTGAAGATGAAATAATTGAATGGTCCAAACAGCATATGGCGGCCTACAAATATCCACGTGAGGTCGAGTTCAGGTCACAGTTCCCAATGACGAGCAGCGGCAAGATATTATGGCGTAAATTACAGGAGGAAGAACGGGAAAAGGCGGAAAAACAGGTAAGGTAAAAGCACTCCGTCTAAGGCAGCTATCAAATTTTAAGGAGGATCTTGATGGAGATTTTGGTTCAGCAGCTGTTCAATGGGCTTACCATAGGAAGTGTTTATGCACTGGTGGCCCTTGGGCTGACTCTAGTTTACGGTATCCTTCATATCCCGAATTTCGCCCATGGTGCTCTGTATATGATGGGTGGGTATATCACGTTGATGATGATGGTCCAGTATGGCCTTCATTATTGGTTGGCCATCCTTGTTTCTGTCATTGTTGTCGGACTTATTGGCGTGCTGATGGAACGATTGGTTTTTTACCCATTGCGGCACGCACCGCCGATACACGACAAAATTGCCGCTATTGGAATTCTGTTGTTCCTGGAAGCTTTTGCACAGTATGTCTGGGGAGCGGACTATCAAACAATGCCAACGCCATATGGCCAGGTCATCCAGTTATTCGGTTTGACCTTTACTATGCAAAGACTGCTCATCATCATTGCAGCGATTGCTGTCATGGTTCTGCTTTATCTTTTCCTGAAAAAGACGTATACAGGGGCATCCATCATCGCCATGTCACAGGACCGTGACGGAGCGAACCTTGTTGGCATCAATACGAACCGGGTCGCGATGCTGACGTTCTTGATATCCGGGGGGCTCGCGGCGATTGCCAGCTCTCTGGCTGCGCCGATCAACCTTGTTTTTCCCGGCATGGGACAGCTCGTCATCTTAAAAGCATTCGTCATCATCATTCTTGGCGGTATGGGAAGCATTCCCGGAGCCATCATCGGCGGTTACATTCTAGGTTTCAGCGAAAGCCTGGGAGCAACGTATATATCAAATGATTATAAAGATATTATCGCGTTCATCCTGCTGGTGATCATTCTATCAGTAAAACCAACTGGTCTCTTTGCAAAGGGGGGACACTAGCGGTGAAGTTCATTAATAAACGGAATATCATTCTGGCCATTGTGCTTCTTGCCATCGTCTTTCCATTTGTGACGCAAAATGACTATTTCATCCATGTTATGACTCTCTCTTTCATCTGGATGATTGGTGTCTACGGGCTGAATCTATTGGCAGGTTATACAGGGTATCTATCACTGGCACATGCTGGATTCTTTGCTGTTGGTGCCTATTCCTTAGGCCTTTTGACAGTAAAAGCTCAGATGAATTTCTGGCTGGCTTTTGTTCTTGCCCTGATCATCACCAGCATTCTCGGCTTTTTGGTTGGCCTGATTGCACTAAGGACAAAAGAGCACTTCTTTGCCATCTATACGCTTTGTGTGGGATATATCCTTTACCTTGTCATTGATAAGTGGGACAGCTTGACAGAGGGCGTCCGTGGACTGATCGGGATTCCGGCGCCGGCAAACATTGGGCCGATTTCCTTTGAGACACCCTTATCACAATACTACCTTGTCCTCGCCATCCTGCTTGTTGTCATCCTGATTGTTTACCGTATTGTGCATTCCCTTACTGGAAGGACTTACATTGCTATTCGCAATAGTGAGGACCTGGCGCAAACCATCGGTATATCCACTATGAAAAATAAACTTGAAGCATTCGTACTCTCAACTTTTTTTGCCGGACTATCAGGAGCTCTCTATGCTTCATTCATCCGCTTCATCGGCCCTGATATCGGCAACATCGTCATCACGTTTGATTTGCTGACCTACCTGTTGATTGGCGGAATCGGAACGCTTTCAGGTCCAATCGTGGGAACTGTTTTGGTCGTCTGGATTTCACAGCAGCTGCAATTTCTCCAGGATTACCGCATGCTTATTTTTGGACCTATCCTGACTCTGCTGGTGATCTTTTACCCGCGGGGAATAGCAGGCTCGATTGCTGGATGGAATGCAAAACGTGCGGAGAAAAAGCTTGCACAAGCCCAGCTGGACGAACGGTTTTCACAATGCACAATAGCGGCAGAAAATCAGGTGAAGGAGGGGTAGAATGTTCCTTGAAACAAAGAATTTATCAAAGAAATTTGGCGGTTTGACAGCAGTTAACAATGTTGATTTCTCCATTGAAAAGGGTAAAATCAATGCCATTATCGGACCTAATGGTGCCGGTAAATCAACCTTTTTTAATTTAATCAGCGGCTTCCATCCTCCGAGCTCAGGCAGCATTATTCTGAAAGGTCTGGATATCACCAATATGCCTCCTAATAAAATAGCTGAATTGGGAATCGCGCGCACCTTTCAAACAACCAATCTGTTCGAACAGTCAACTGTATTAGACAATGTAATCGTCGGACACAGATTAAGGACAAAATCAAATTTACTTGATGCCGTTTTAAGATCAAAGAGGTTAAAAAGAGAAGAGGAACAGTGCCGTGAAAAAGCTCTTGAAGTGATTCGCTTTACCGGATTGGAGAAGGTTTCCGGGAAATTGGTTGGAAGCCTGACTCAGGAAGAGAAGAAGCGGACGGCCTTTGCGCTGGCCCTCGCGACGGAACCGGAAATCGTATTTCTTGATGAGCCTGCAGCGGGCGTCAATCCTGATGAAACAGAGGGGCTCGCTCAATTGATGAAGAAAATGATTGATAGCGGGATCACTGTCTGTCTGATTGAGCACAAAATGCAAATGATCATGAAGCTGGCAGATAAGATCATGGTGCTCAACTACGGAGAAAAAATCGCTGAGGGTACTGCAGACGAAATCAGGAATGATCCTGCTGTCATCAAGGCTTATCTGGGAGGGAGTGCCAGTGCTTAAACTGCAGGATGTTTCAGTAAAATACGGAAGCTTCACAGCTGTCCAGAATGTTCATTTGGAGGTTCATCCTGGTCAAATCGTTGTTTTGTTAGGGGCGAACGGGGCAGGGAAAAGCACTATATTCAAGACGATCAGCGGGCTGAACAAAGCATCTGCTGGAAGTATCGAATTTGAAGGCCAACCTCTTAACAAACGCTCTCCTGATAAAATTGTCCAGTCAGGCATTGTCCAGTGTGCAGAAGGGCGTAAACTGTTCCCTTCAATGACAGTAGAAGAGAATTTGAAGATGGGGGCCTATGTCCATAGAAAGCATAAGAAAGGGATAAGGCAGTCGATGAAACATGTATTTGAACTTTTCCCTATTTTAGAAGAAAAGCAGGATGATATGGCCGGTTCACTGAGCGGAGGACAGCAGCAAATGCTTGCAATTGGCAGAGCACTGATGGCAAAACCGAAGCTGATGCTTCTCGACGAACCTTCCATCGGGCTCGCCCCGTTGATTGTTGAGCAGATGTTTGAAGTGATCAAAACCATCAATCGCGAGGGTACCACGATTTTGCTTGCGGAACAAAATGCCAATGCTGCGTTGAAAATTGCAGATAAGGGCTATGTGTTTGAAAACGGAGAGGTTGTCCTGGAAGGTACTTCCGAGGAACTGTTCGCGAATGATGAGATTAAGAAAGCTTATATCGGTGCCTAGAACAACTTCTGTCATTAGGGAGGTGGTTGCGAAGCGGTCTACAATAATATTTCTGAATATTAGGAAAACAATATTAAGGGGGAAAGCAAATGAAGAAGTCTAAACTGTTATTAGTCTTAAGTGTGATGTTTGCTTTGATTTTCAGCCTTGCCGCTTGCAATAACTCTGAAAAAACAGATACAGGAGGAACAGATGGAGATGCTGAAGCAGGAGAAGGAACGATTAATATTGGATATACCGGGCCGTTAAGCGGACCGGCAGCCTTT
It contains:
- a CDS encoding acyl-CoA dehydrogenase, whose product is MNFNHTEKVKEYQARLSEFMDEYIYPNEKVYKDQIDKNDPFSKVPPIMEELKEKAKEKGLWNLFLPESEYGEGLTNLEYAPLCEIMGRSSIAPEVFNCAAPDTGNMEVLVRYGSEEHKEQWLKPLLDGEIRSCFSMTEPDVASSDATNIQSSIIRDGDEYVINGTKWWSSGAGDPRCKIAIVMGKNDPDAPKHEQQSMILVPLDTPGVTIKRILPVFGYDHAPHGHAEIEYKNVRVPASNMLWGEGKGFAIAQGRLGPGRIHHCMRTIGAAERALEEMSKRVLQRTAFGKKLADQGVIQEWIAEARIDIEQARLLTLKAAYMMDTVGNKEAKAEIAMIKVVAPNMALKIIDRAIQAFGAAGVSDDFTLAAAWANIRTLRLADGPDEVHKRAIARYELKKYL
- a CDS encoding SDR family oxidoreductase, which produces MHVSELFSLKGKVAIVTGGGRGLGEQIAIGFAEAGANVVVCSRRVEACEEVSGKLKEIGVDSLALKCDITNPEDVKNVVQQTVEKFGRIDILVNNSGASWGAPAEEMPLEAWQKVLNVNVTGTFLMSQAAGKVMLEQRSGKIINIASVAGLKGSNPKVMDAIGYNASKGAVITFTKDLAAKWGPRGIYVNAIAPGFFPTKMSKGLLEKGGQAILEGTPLRKFGSDTDLKGVAVFLAASASDYITGDVVIVDGGTHVL
- a CDS encoding thiolase family protein, which gives rise to MNRDAVIVSAVRTAIGRQGGALASVPAHVFGAEVIKEAIRRANVQPEMIEDVIMGNVISGGGNIARLTALKTGLSLELPGLTIDRQCGSGINAVNLAAQAIMSGVGDVYVAGGIESMSRAPYLMDKPERPYSPEPPSFRKSQLSPKEIGDPPMGITAENLVTKYSISREEQDRFALESQQKMAAAMAEGRFDEQIVPITIAVRKGAPVIFNKDEHPRPQTNLEALAELKPAFLANGTVTAGSSSGLNDAAAALIVMSREKAQDLGVKPMAVVREQAVAGVDPNIMGIGPVPAVRKVLEKSGLTLDDMDIIEINEAFAAQVIACDRELNMDHSKVNVNGGAIAHGHPLGATGAILITKAVYELERRGGRYALITACIGGGQGIATIIERE
- a CDS encoding phosphotransferase family protein — encoded protein: MASDTIPIRQGEELDTSAIENYLREHLHNLPEDNLSIQQFSFGKSNLTYQLKMGEWEAVLRRPPLGPVAPKAHDMEREYKILKEISPHFAAAPEPYLFADESVIGSPFFVMERKRGIVLDTDFPEGITPVREICRSLSETMVNHLVELHSIDYTKTRLTEMTKPDGFMERQVIGWIRRYEHAETDIVQGVEQLKQWMLKNVSESETPAIIHYDYKLNNAMFNKEMTEMVGLFDWEMTTVGDPLADLGVAMSYWIQPDDSDLLKKGMGKPPVTITPGFMTRDEFMEHYARKSGRDLANMNFYQTFAYFKLAVICQQIYYRWKKGQTKDSRFAHLDKFVSSLIQYALCTAEKK
- a CDS encoding 2-phosphosulfolactate phosphatase, whose translation is MLKKEDIDKQKMADNKIAVVFDVLLATSTIASALQFGAREVIPVLDGKAAEQEAAARDKDSFVLVGEYQGKTIDGFLSPNPLELKEKIEGKSVILSTTNGTVALKNSADANAVYAASLLNCKAVANHVIKGYQGETIVVVCSGSSNEFNVEDFQGAGCFIDALIKQFGGEVFLTDSAYAAYSFYHGHNQNSEDILKASRVGRMLSKHGFEEELEFVSQQNIFKKVPMLIDKKRIIAV
- a CDS encoding alpha/beta hydrolase, translating into MQLKPEVKALLEAFANNPVPPLEQLPLEEARKGFEQSAKQMSRAEKLAKTEDRKINGFNGEIKIRIYTPKETEESKLPAIVYYHGGGWVIGNIETHDALCHTLSNEAECIVVSVDYSLAPESKFPVPVEDSYLAAKWVLDNAEELNIDENFIAVAGDSAGGNLAAAVSFLSVERQTPSIAYQMLFYPSTGFEYTPSYEKYGEGYYLTKSTMNWFREQYLNTPADTQNPLAAPLLIPDDITEKLPPAFIMTAELDPLCDGGEHFAMKLKNAGVETEYVCVPGMLHGFLGMTEFLPDGKKSIKDAAEAFKNRSSLKPVE
- a CDS encoding long-chain fatty acid--CoA ligase, giving the protein MPNLHFEHWPKISKSLKLPETSLYENLKVSAERYPDQSAIYYYGHTISYKELDEEVNALAGFLQHKLGVAKGERVLLFMQNSPQFVIGFYAISRADAVVVPINPMLTAEELSFYIKDCGINSAIVGQELYDKVEPLVGTTPLNNVVVAAYSDYKRDGFNGTVPPEAEAARKIYDQPGHFHWREAIAAHYEPEKHTTGADDLVVLPYTSGTTGLPKGCMHTNRTVQANTIGAYHWSSSTTSSVHLTTLPLFHVTGMVHSMHMPIFSGSTMVLMTRWNREAAVELIQSQGCTHWVAIATMIVDFLANPKLKQEDIATLTSISGGGAALPEAVGEKLYKLTGLRFVEGYGLSETIAQTHFNPPDRPKMQCLGIPSFDVDARVIEPSTGKELGAGEIGEIIVNGPQVMVGYYNREEENRNSFIDIDGKKFFRTGDIGRFDEEGYYFMVDRVKRMINASGYKVWPTEVESYLYKHPAIQQAVVVGIPDPRRGESVKAFVILNEGYDGEISEDEIIEWSKQHMAAYKYPREVEFRSQFPMTSSGKILWRKLQEEEREKAEKQVR
- a CDS encoding branched-chain amino acid ABC transporter permease, translating into MEILVQQLFNGLTIGSVYALVALGLTLVYGILHIPNFAHGALYMMGGYITLMMMVQYGLHYWLAILVSVIVVGLIGVLMERLVFYPLRHAPPIHDKIAAIGILLFLEAFAQYVWGADYQTMPTPYGQVIQLFGLTFTMQRLLIIIAAIAVMVLLYLFLKKTYTGASIIAMSQDRDGANLVGINTNRVAMLTFLISGGLAAIASSLAAPINLVFPGMGQLVILKAFVIIILGGMGSIPGAIIGGYILGFSESLGATYISNDYKDIIAFILLVIILSVKPTGLFAKGGH
- a CDS encoding branched-chain amino acid ABC transporter permease; its protein translation is MKFINKRNIILAIVLLAIVFPFVTQNDYFIHVMTLSFIWMIGVYGLNLLAGYTGYLSLAHAGFFAVGAYSLGLLTVKAQMNFWLAFVLALIITSILGFLVGLIALRTKEHFFAIYTLCVGYILYLVIDKWDSLTEGVRGLIGIPAPANIGPISFETPLSQYYLVLAILLVVILIVYRIVHSLTGRTYIAIRNSEDLAQTIGISTMKNKLEAFVLSTFFAGLSGALYASFIRFIGPDIGNIVITFDLLTYLLIGGIGTLSGPIVGTVLVVWISQQLQFLQDYRMLIFGPILTLLVIFYPRGIAGSIAGWNAKRAEKKLAQAQLDERFSQCTIAAENQVKEG
- a CDS encoding ABC transporter ATP-binding protein, translated to MFLETKNLSKKFGGLTAVNNVDFSIEKGKINAIIGPNGAGKSTFFNLISGFHPPSSGSIILKGLDITNMPPNKIAELGIARTFQTTNLFEQSTVLDNVIVGHRLRTKSNLLDAVLRSKRLKREEEQCREKALEVIRFTGLEKVSGKLVGSLTQEEKKRTAFALALATEPEIVFLDEPAAGVNPDETEGLAQLMKKMIDSGITVCLIEHKMQMIMKLADKIMVLNYGEKIAEGTADEIRNDPAVIKAYLGGSASA
- a CDS encoding ABC transporter ATP-binding protein yields the protein MLKLQDVSVKYGSFTAVQNVHLEVHPGQIVVLLGANGAGKSTIFKTISGLNKASAGSIEFEGQPLNKRSPDKIVQSGIVQCAEGRKLFPSMTVEENLKMGAYVHRKHKKGIRQSMKHVFELFPILEEKQDDMAGSLSGGQQQMLAIGRALMAKPKLMLLDEPSIGLAPLIVEQMFEVIKTINREGTTILLAEQNANAALKIADKGYVFENGEVVLEGTSEELFANDEIKKAYIGA